In Citrobacter sp. RHB25-C09, the following proteins share a genomic window:
- the pyrH gene encoding UMP kinase: MATNAKPVYKRILLKLSGEALQGTEGFGIDASILDRMAQEIKELVELGIQVGVVIGGGNLFRGAGLAKAGMNRVVGDHMGMLATVMNGLAMRDALHRAYVNARLMSAIPLNGVCDNYSWAEAISLLRNNRVVILSAGTGNPFFTTDSAACLRGIEIEADVVLKATKVDGVFTADPAKDPTATMYEQLTYNEVLDKELKVMDLAAFTLARDHKLPIRVFNMNKPGALRRVVMGEKEGTLITE, translated from the coding sequence ATGGCTACCAATGCAAAACCCGTCTATAAACGCATTCTGCTCAAGTTAAGCGGCGAAGCTCTGCAGGGAACGGAAGGCTTCGGTATTGACGCAAGCATACTGGATCGTATGGCTCAGGAAATCAAAGAACTGGTTGAACTGGGTATTCAGGTCGGTGTGGTGATTGGTGGTGGTAACCTGTTCCGTGGCGCGGGTCTGGCGAAAGCGGGTATGAACCGCGTTGTGGGCGACCACATGGGCATGCTGGCCACCGTGATGAACGGTCTGGCAATGCGCGATGCGCTTCACCGCGCCTATGTGAACGCCCGCCTGATGTCTGCTATCCCGCTTAATGGCGTCTGCGACAACTACAGCTGGGCAGAGGCGATTAGCCTACTGCGCAATAACCGCGTAGTGATCCTTTCTGCGGGTACCGGTAACCCCTTCTTTACCACCGATTCGGCTGCCTGCCTGCGCGGCATTGAGATCGAAGCTGACGTGGTGCTGAAGGCGACGAAAGTCGATGGTGTGTTTACTGCCGATCCGGCGAAGGACCCCACTGCGACCATGTACGAGCAGCTGACTTACAATGAAGTGCTGGATAAAGAACTTAAAGTGATGGATCTTGCCGCGTTTACGCTGGCTCGCGACCATAAGTTGCCGATTCGTGTCTTCAACATGAATAAACCTGGCGCACTGCGCCGCGTGGTCATGGGTGAAAAAGAAGGCACTTTAATCACGGAATAA